One window of Xanthomonas sp. 10-10 genomic DNA carries:
- the ettA gene encoding energy-dependent translational throttle protein EttA, with protein sequence MSQYIYTMNRVSKVVPPKRQIIKDISLSFFPGAKIGLLGLNGAGKSTVLKIMAGVDTDFEGEARPQAGIKVGYLAQEPQLNPEHTVREAVEEGVGDVLQAQAALDAVYLAYAEEGADFDALAKEQERLEAILAAGDAHTLENQLDVAADALRLPPWDAIVGKLSGGEKRRVALCRLLLQKPDMLLLDEPTNHLDAESVEWLEQFLARYTGTVVAVTHDRYFLDNAAEWILELDRGRGIPWKGNYTDWLTQKDERLKQEDNQEKSRQKAIQKELEWSRQNAKGGRTKGKARLARLEELQSVDYQRRNETNEIFIPPGERLGNSVMEFKNVSKKFGDRLLIDNLSMIVPPGAIVGIIGPNGAGKSTLFKMITGQEKPDSGEIVVGPTVQLSYVDQSRDALEGNHNVFQEIAGGLDILNINGVEIQSRAYIGRFNFKGQDQQKMVGSLSGGERGRLHMAKTLLQGGNVLLLDEPSNDLDIETLRALEDALLEFPGNTFVISHDRWFLDRIATHILSFEGESHVEFFQGNYREYEEDKRRRMGDDAGPKRLRFKALK encoded by the coding sequence ATGTCGCAATACATCTACACCATGAACCGCGTCAGCAAGGTGGTCCCGCCCAAGCGGCAGATCATCAAGGACATCTCGCTGAGCTTTTTCCCGGGCGCCAAGATCGGCCTGCTGGGCCTGAACGGCGCGGGCAAGTCCACGGTGCTGAAGATCATGGCCGGCGTGGATACCGATTTCGAGGGCGAAGCCCGTCCGCAGGCCGGCATCAAGGTCGGCTACCTGGCGCAGGAGCCGCAGCTCAACCCCGAGCACACCGTGCGCGAAGCGGTCGAAGAAGGCGTAGGCGACGTGCTGCAGGCACAGGCCGCGCTGGATGCGGTGTACCTGGCCTATGCCGAAGAAGGCGCCGATTTCGACGCGCTGGCCAAGGAACAGGAGCGCCTGGAGGCGATCCTGGCCGCCGGCGATGCGCACACCCTGGAAAACCAGCTGGACGTGGCCGCCGACGCGCTGCGCCTGCCGCCGTGGGACGCCATCGTCGGCAAGCTGTCCGGTGGCGAAAAGCGCCGCGTGGCGCTGTGCCGCCTGCTGCTGCAGAAGCCGGACATGCTGCTGCTCGACGAACCGACCAACCACCTGGACGCCGAGTCGGTGGAGTGGCTGGAACAGTTCCTGGCGCGCTACACCGGCACCGTGGTGGCGGTGACCCATGATCGCTACTTCCTGGACAACGCCGCCGAGTGGATCCTGGAACTGGACCGCGGCCGCGGCATTCCGTGGAAGGGCAACTACACCGACTGGCTGACCCAGAAGGACGAGCGCCTCAAGCAGGAAGACAACCAGGAAAAGTCACGCCAGAAGGCGATCCAGAAGGAACTGGAATGGTCGCGCCAGAACGCCAAGGGCGGGCGCACCAAGGGCAAGGCGCGTCTGGCCCGCCTGGAAGAGCTGCAGTCGGTGGATTACCAGCGCCGCAACGAGACCAATGAAATCTTCATCCCGCCGGGCGAGCGCCTGGGCAACTCGGTGATGGAGTTCAAGAACGTCTCCAAGAAGTTCGGCGACCGCCTGCTGATCGACAACCTGTCGATGATCGTGCCGCCCGGCGCCATCGTTGGCATCATCGGCCCCAACGGTGCCGGTAAGTCGACCCTGTTCAAGATGATCACTGGCCAGGAAAAGCCCGATTCCGGCGAAATCGTGGTCGGCCCCACCGTGCAGCTGTCCTATGTGGACCAGAGCCGCGACGCGCTGGAAGGAAACCACAACGTGTTCCAGGAAATCGCAGGCGGCCTGGACATCCTCAACATCAACGGCGTGGAGATCCAGTCGCGCGCCTACATCGGCCGCTTCAACTTCAAGGGCCAGGACCAGCAGAAGATGGTCGGCTCGCTCTCCGGTGGTGAGCGCGGTCGTCTGCACATGGCCAAGACGCTGCTGCAGGGCGGCAACGTGCTGCTGCTCGACGAACCGTCCAACGACCTGGACATCGAAACGCTGCGTGCGCTGGAAGATGCATTGCTGGAGTTCCCGGGCAACACCTTCGTGATTTCGCACGATCGCTGGTTCCTCGACCGTATCGCCACGCACATCCTGTCGTTCGAAGGCGAGTCGCACGTGGAGTTCTTCCAGGGCAACTACCGCGAGTACGAAGAAGACAAGCGCCGCCGCATGGGCGATGACGCAGGCCCCAAGCGTCTGCGCTTCAAGGCGCTGAAGTAA
- the glyA gene encoding serine hydroxymethyltransferase: MFSRDVRLETYDPELAKAIAAEVGRQEDHVELIASENYCSALVMEAQGSQLTNKYAEGYPGKRYYGGCEFVDIAEQLAIDRIKQVFGADYANVQPHSGSQANQAVYLALLQPGDTILGMSLAHGGHLTHGAKVNVSGKLFNAVQYGVNEQGLIDYDEVQRLATEHKPKMVVAGFSAYSQKIDWARFRAIADSVGAYLFVDMAHVAGLVAAGVYPSPLEHAHVVTSTTHKTLRGPRGGIIVAKGASEELQKKLQSIVFPGIQGGPLMHVIAAKAVAFKEALEPEFKTYQQQVVKNAQAMANTLIARGYKIVSGGTENHLMLVDMIGRDVSGKDAEAALGKAHITVNKNSVPNDPRSPFVTSGLRLGTPAITTRGYKEQDSIDLANWIADVLDAPSDEAVLAKVRDAVTAQCKKYPVYG; the protein is encoded by the coding sequence ATGTTCTCGCGCGACGTCCGACTGGAAACCTACGACCCCGAACTGGCCAAGGCCATTGCCGCTGAAGTCGGCCGCCAGGAGGATCACGTCGAACTGATCGCCAGCGAGAACTACTGCAGCGCCCTGGTGATGGAAGCCCAGGGCAGCCAGCTGACCAACAAGTACGCCGAAGGCTATCCGGGCAAGCGCTACTACGGCGGTTGCGAGTTCGTCGACATTGCCGAGCAACTGGCGATCGACCGCATCAAGCAGGTGTTCGGCGCCGACTACGCGAACGTGCAGCCGCACAGCGGTTCGCAGGCCAATCAGGCGGTGTATCTGGCGCTGCTGCAGCCCGGCGACACCATCCTGGGCATGAGCCTGGCCCACGGCGGTCACCTGACCCACGGTGCCAAGGTCAACGTCTCCGGCAAGCTGTTCAACGCGGTGCAGTACGGCGTCAACGAGCAGGGCCTGATCGATTACGACGAGGTCCAGCGCCTGGCGACCGAGCACAAGCCGAAGATGGTGGTGGCCGGGTTCTCGGCCTATTCGCAGAAGATCGACTGGGCGCGTTTCCGCGCCATCGCCGACAGCGTCGGTGCGTATCTGTTCGTGGACATGGCGCATGTGGCCGGCCTGGTCGCCGCCGGTGTGTACCCCAGCCCGCTTGAGCATGCGCACGTGGTCACCTCGACCACCCACAAGACCCTGCGCGGCCCGCGCGGCGGCATCATCGTGGCCAAGGGCGCCAGCGAAGAACTGCAGAAGAAGCTGCAGTCGATCGTGTTCCCCGGTATCCAGGGCGGCCCGCTGATGCACGTGATCGCGGCCAAGGCGGTGGCGTTCAAGGAAGCGCTGGAGCCGGAGTTCAAGACCTATCAGCAGCAGGTGGTCAAGAACGCCCAGGCGATGGCCAACACGCTGATCGCGCGCGGCTACAAGATCGTGTCCGGCGGCACCGAAAATCACCTGATGCTGGTGGACATGATTGGCCGCGATGTTTCCGGCAAGGATGCAGAGGCCGCGCTCGGCAAGGCGCACATCACCGTCAACAAGAACTCGGTGCCCAACGACCCGCGCTCGCCGTTCGTCACCTCCGGCCTTCGCCTGGGCACCCCGGCGATCACCACGCGCGGTTACAAGGAGCAGGACAGCATCGACCTGGCCAACTGGATCGCCGACGTGCTCGACGCCCCCAGCGACGAAGCCGTGCTGGCCAAGGTGCGTGACGCAGTGACCGCGCAGTGCAAGAAGTATCCGGTGTATGGCTGA
- the def gene encoding peptide deformylase — MIREIIRMGDKRLLRVAPPVTDLGSADLHALVADMFETMDDARGVGLAAPQIAVDLQLMVFGFEVSERYPDAPTVPRTALANAQIEPLSDEMENGWEGCLSIPGLRAVIPRYRHIRYRGFAPDGSPIEREAEGFHARVVQHEYDHLVGRLYPSRIENFDTFGFEDVLSYDL, encoded by the coding sequence GTGATTCGCGAGATTATCCGCATGGGCGACAAGCGCCTGCTGCGCGTGGCGCCACCGGTGACCGACCTGGGCAGTGCCGACTTGCATGCCTTGGTGGCCGACATGTTCGAAACCATGGACGACGCACGCGGCGTTGGTCTGGCCGCGCCGCAGATCGCGGTGGACCTGCAATTGATGGTGTTCGGTTTCGAAGTCAGCGAGCGTTATCCGGACGCGCCCACGGTGCCGCGCACGGCCTTGGCGAACGCGCAGATCGAGCCGCTGTCGGACGAGATGGAAAACGGCTGGGAAGGCTGTCTGTCGATTCCCGGCCTGCGCGCGGTGATCCCGCGTTACCGCCACATCCGCTATCGCGGTTTCGCCCCCGACGGCAGCCCGATCGAACGCGAGGCCGAAGGCTTCCACGCGCGCGTGGTGCAGCACGAATACGACCACCTGGTTGGCCGTCTGTATCCCTCGCGGATCGAAAACTTCGACACCTTCGGTTTCGAAGACGTGTTGTCCTACGACCTGTAG
- a CDS encoding cellulose synthase subunit BcsC-related outer membrane protein, protein MLRKNLTPLYLAGMIDLCLLACPVHAQTSATQQLVGQGNYWHDQGRDDLAADTWKKLLGIDPDQPDALLGLAQIDLAQGRQSEARKRLQQLEAAHPQSPQAQRLRVAIGARGSATAGEDPNLRNARRAAAAGRYVEAARSYEAVFAGKAPPPNLALEYYQSLAGTPTGWERARDGLRRLQASDPANPSVQLALAQVLSYREPTRREGIAQLRALAQRADVGGPARTSWRQALLWLNASTTDAPLYQAFLAGTPTDADVTAKLGQLREQRAAAAAAPADPNGVALSEGFRALNAGNLSTAEQRFTQVLRARSRDPEALGGLGSVRLRQQRFAEAQELLRPAAASSGKWKGALDSARYWQQLQQAEATRARGDIAQARQLVEQSVQLLPNEPAGHVALGGLQSASDPVAAEASYRKALSRDADNAGALQGLVGLYSRQGRMTEASELFNRLPAAERAKSGGQALLRSNVQRARARQSLEAGDAVSAQAELEAAMVERPGDAWIRLDLARLYQQAGRPDQARSVMDGLLAVHGDQPEALHANALLAQESGDWQGAYDSLDRIPAAARTPEMTQLRTIAWIELQARQARLLVEQGRVGEAQQLLARTETALGNQLDDPQLLASLAGAHADAGNASRALVLAQRLVTGANPRTEDRLQYAGVLLRAHQDAELSAVLRQLQSTTMTPEQLRRYQTLRSAYTLRQVDALRELGNLEGAYDALSPILAQQPDNRDAQAALARLYAAAGDQRQALAIYQQILQRHPNDLDTLTAAANSAAAQSDLRNAESYLQRALAQAPESPEVLAAAGRVYRSAGKNRKAEQYFRAALAAQQRQAGQLDNGLPGARGPAAVASAGRPLNPFSGMTGAMPRSPAVLSERMDGAGKYGEVAPLAASPASARFAAVAPAGASVDTGGDVLPQPVSASVAPAMLPVPGSRPRGSARDERLLATRAAAPIGADAGPRLTRPAAQALPPAGSGNSVLDELRAVQSENSDNLAGGALYRSRDGEDGLGRLDDIEMPVQAEFAVGEGKLGVTLTPTVVDAGTLTTDYATASRFGAGPQTAVNDALAADRSPIDTLTGSAVYQLLATQGDNVATRERLRRYALNTGLFGELLTENNNSTPAALAALANEPLPAYLLSVNASNTPIAQLARDILGNTAISEQLAAGDGAALQALASSSAAAQQTPTSLAATLNSMAATGNGARRLSQDDTGVGVGVRYRNGGFSADVGSTPIGFQEQNIVGGVGYRGDLGETVSWSADASRRAVTDSVLSFAGAQDARSGREWGGVASNGIALSATADNGLLGGYANLAAHRLTGHNVADNDHRQADLGFYVHALETQNQSLTAGVNLTAMQYDKNLSGFTYGHGGYFSPQEYVDLGFPVHWSGRSAGQSVNWKVDASVGVQHFKTDPTPYFPTDPTLQQAAYDAASLAALLGLVDRYTDPVYAGESRTGVSYNLSGAAEWQVAPQLFLGGRMTFNNARDYNQFSSNLYLRFVMDRLGAALGRAPQVLTSPYAADR, encoded by the coding sequence ATGCTCCGCAAAAACCTGACGCCGCTCTACCTGGCCGGCATGATCGACCTGTGCCTGCTTGCCTGCCCGGTGCACGCGCAGACCAGCGCGACCCAGCAACTGGTCGGGCAGGGCAACTACTGGCACGACCAGGGTCGCGACGACCTGGCCGCCGACACCTGGAAAAAGCTGCTCGGCATCGACCCGGACCAGCCCGATGCCTTGCTCGGCCTGGCGCAGATCGACCTGGCGCAGGGCCGCCAGTCCGAAGCGCGCAAGCGCCTGCAGCAACTGGAAGCGGCGCATCCGCAATCGCCGCAGGCGCAGCGCCTGCGTGTGGCGATCGGTGCGCGCGGCAGCGCCACTGCCGGCGAAGATCCCAACCTGCGCAATGCACGCCGCGCCGCCGCGGCCGGACGTTATGTGGAAGCCGCGCGCAGCTATGAAGCCGTGTTTGCCGGCAAGGCGCCGCCGCCCAATCTTGCGCTGGAGTACTACCAATCGTTGGCCGGCACGCCAACCGGTTGGGAGCGTGCGCGCGACGGGCTGCGCAGGCTGCAGGCCAGCGACCCGGCCAACCCGTCCGTGCAGCTGGCGCTGGCCCAGGTGTTGAGCTACCGCGAGCCCACCCGTCGCGAAGGCATCGCGCAATTGCGCGCGCTGGCCCAACGCGCCGATGTCGGCGGCCCGGCACGCACCAGCTGGCGCCAGGCGTTGCTGTGGCTCAACGCCAGCACCACCGATGCACCGCTGTACCAGGCATTTCTGGCCGGTACGCCGACCGATGCCGACGTGACCGCCAAGCTCGGTCAATTGCGCGAACAACGCGCGGCTGCTGCCGCTGCGCCCGCCGACCCCAACGGCGTCGCGCTCAGCGAAGGTTTTCGCGCGCTCAATGCCGGCAATCTGAGCACGGCCGAACAACGCTTCACCCAGGTGCTGCGCGCCCGCTCGCGCGACCCGGAAGCATTGGGCGGCCTGGGCTCGGTGCGGCTGCGTCAGCAACGCTTTGCCGAAGCGCAGGAGCTGCTGCGCCCGGCCGCGGCCAGCAGCGGCAAATGGAAAGGTGCGCTGGACAGCGCGCGCTACTGGCAACAGCTGCAGCAAGCCGAAGCCACGCGCGCGCGCGGAGACATCGCGCAGGCACGCCAGTTGGTGGAGCAGTCGGTGCAGTTGCTGCCCAACGAGCCGGCAGGCCATGTCGCGCTGGGCGGTTTGCAAAGCGCCAGCGACCCCGTCGCGGCCGAAGCCAGTTATCGCAAGGCGCTGTCGCGCGATGCCGATAACGCCGGCGCCTTGCAGGGCCTGGTCGGGCTGTACAGCCGCCAGGGCCGCATGACCGAAGCCAGCGAATTGTTCAATCGCCTGCCGGCTGCCGAGCGCGCCAAGTCCGGCGGGCAAGCCTTGCTGCGTTCCAACGTGCAGCGCGCCCGCGCGCGGCAATCGCTGGAGGCCGGCGATGCGGTCAGCGCGCAGGCCGAGCTGGAAGCGGCCATGGTCGAACGTCCCGGCGACGCCTGGATTCGCCTGGATCTGGCCCGTCTGTATCAACAGGCCGGCCGCCCAGATCAGGCGCGCAGCGTCATGGATGGCCTGCTTGCCGTGCACGGGGACCAGCCCGAAGCGCTGCACGCCAACGCCTTGCTCGCGCAGGAAAGCGGCGACTGGCAGGGTGCGTACGACAGCCTGGATCGCATTCCGGCGGCCGCGCGCACGCCGGAAATGACCCAGCTGCGCACCATCGCCTGGATCGAACTGCAGGCACGTCAGGCGCGGCTGCTGGTGGAGCAGGGCAGGGTTGGCGAGGCGCAGCAGTTGCTCGCGCGCACCGAAACTGCGCTGGGCAACCAGCTCGACGATCCGCAGTTGCTGGCCAGCCTGGCCGGCGCGCATGCCGACGCCGGCAACGCCTCGCGCGCGCTGGTGCTGGCGCAGCGCCTGGTCACCGGCGCCAATCCGCGCACCGAAGACCGCCTGCAATATGCCGGCGTGCTGCTGCGTGCGCATCAGGATGCGGAATTGTCGGCAGTGCTGCGCCAGCTGCAATCCACCACCATGACGCCGGAACAATTGCGCCGCTATCAAACCCTGCGCAGCGCCTACACGCTGCGCCAGGTGGATGCCTTGCGCGAGCTCGGCAATCTGGAAGGCGCCTACGATGCGCTGTCGCCGATCCTGGCACAGCAACCGGACAACCGCGACGCCCAGGCGGCACTGGCACGGCTGTATGCCGCCGCCGGCGATCAGCGCCAGGCGCTGGCGATCTATCAGCAGATCCTGCAGCGCCACCCCAACGATCTGGACACGCTCACCGCCGCCGCCAACAGCGCCGCCGCGCAGTCGGATCTGCGCAACGCCGAGAGTTATCTGCAGCGCGCGCTGGCGCAGGCGCCGGAGTCGCCGGAGGTGCTGGCCGCCGCCGGACGCGTGTATCGCAGCGCCGGCAAGAACCGCAAGGCCGAGCAGTATTTCCGCGCGGCGCTGGCTGCGCAGCAACGCCAGGCCGGTCAGCTCGATAACGGCCTGCCGGGCGCACGTGGCCCGGCAGCGGTGGCCTCGGCCGGTCGGCCGCTCAATCCGTTCTCCGGCATGACCGGCGCCATGCCGCGCTCGCCGGCGGTGCTGTCCGAGCGCATGGATGGCGCTGGCAAGTATGGCGAGGTTGCGCCGCTCGCCGCGTCGCCGGCCTCGGCCCGGTTCGCCGCGGTTGCGCCGGCCGGTGCATCCGTGGACACCGGTGGCGATGTGTTGCCGCAACCGGTCAGCGCCAGCGTCGCGCCGGCCATGCTGCCTGTGCCCGGCAGCCGCCCGCGCGGATCGGCACGCGACGAAAGGCTGCTTGCCACGCGCGCTGCCGCACCGATCGGCGCGGACGCCGGCCCGCGCCTGACAAGACCTGCCGCCCAGGCGCTACCGCCGGCCGGTAGCGGTAACAGCGTGCTCGACGAACTGCGCGCCGTGCAATCGGAAAACAGCGACAACCTCGCCGGTGGCGCGCTGTACCGCTCGCGCGATGGCGAAGACGGCCTGGGTCGCCTGGACGACATCGAAATGCCGGTGCAGGCCGAGTTCGCGGTGGGCGAAGGCAAACTCGGCGTCACGCTGACCCCTACCGTGGTGGATGCCGGTACGCTGACCACCGATTACGCCACGGCCAGTCGCTTCGGCGCCGGCCCGCAGACAGCAGTCAACGACGCGCTTGCCGCCGACCGCAGCCCGATCGACACGCTGACCGGTTCGGCGGTGTATCAGTTGCTCGCCACCCAGGGCGATAACGTCGCCACGCGCGAACGCCTGCGCCGTTATGCCTTGAATACCGGGTTGTTCGGCGAGCTGCTGACCGAAAACAACAACAGCACGCCGGCTGCGTTGGCCGCGCTGGCCAACGAACCGCTGCCGGCGTATTTGCTCAGCGTCAACGCGTCCAACACGCCGATTGCGCAGCTGGCGCGCGACATCCTCGGCAATACCGCGATCAGCGAACAGCTGGCCGCTGGCGATGGTGCCGCGTTGCAGGCGCTGGCCAGCAGCTCCGCCGCCGCGCAACAGACGCCGACTTCGCTGGCGGCCACGCTCAACAGCATGGCCGCCACCGGCAACGGTGCGCGCCGGCTCAGCCAGGACGACACCGGCGTGGGTGTGGGCGTGCGCTATCGCAACGGCGGTTTCAGCGCCGACGTGGGCAGCACGCCGATCGGGTTCCAGGAGCAGAACATCGTCGGTGGCGTCGGCTATCGCGGCGACCTCGGCGAGACGGTGAGCTGGTCGGCCGATGCGTCGCGGCGCGCGGTGACCGACAGCGTGCTGTCGTTCGCCGGCGCGCAGGATGCGCGCAGCGGCCGCGAATGGGGCGGCGTCGCCAGCAACGGCATCGCGCTCTCGGCTACCGCCGATAACGGCCTGCTCGGTGGATATGCCAATCTCGCCGCGCACCGCTTGACCGGTCACAACGTGGCCGACAACGACCACCGCCAGGCCGACCTGGGCTTCTACGTGCATGCACTGGAAACGCAGAATCAATCGCTGACCGCCGGCGTCAACCTGACCGCCATGCAGTACGACAAGAATCTCAGCGGCTTCACCTACGGCCACGGCGGTTACTTCAGCCCGCAGGAGTATGTGGACCTTGGCTTCCCGGTGCACTGGAGCGGCCGCAGCGCGGGGCAGAGCGTCAACTGGAAGGTCGATGCCAGTGTGGGCGTGCAGCATTTCAAGACCGATCCAACGCCGTATTTCCCCACCGACCCGACCCTGCAACAGGCTGCTTACGATGCCGCATCGCTGGCGGCGCTGCTGGGCCTGGTCGACCGCTACACCGACCCGGTATATGCGGGCGAGAGCCGCACCGGCGTGTCGTACAACCTCAGTGGCGCAGCCGAATGGCAGGTGGCCCCGCAGCTGTTTCTGGGTGGGCGCATGACCTTCAATAACGCACGCGACTACAACCAGTTCAGCAGCAATCTCTATCTGCGCTTTGTGATGGATCGCCTGGGCGCCGCACTGGGCCGCGCACCGCAGGTGCTGACCTCGCCGTACGCGGCGGATCGCTGA
- a CDS encoding PA domain-containing protein has translation MNKPLLLLSLAVAAAIAPLRASAANVTLINGDAGTVVGLNDPTTAAPLGGNPGRSVGEQRRIAYQYAMDLWGAVLQSNVEIKVYASFARLTCTATGGTLGQAGPNWIVNNFPGAKANTLYPSALGDAIAGQDLVPDPADPADVFSQFNGDLGKDDCLAGSGWYLGLDGKTPEGQINFLNVVMHEIGHGLGAAGFLNKTTGVLGSGSGLTDVYTSQAFDNVQNKRFDDPTMTNALRAEAMRTPGRTVWAGTRVNREAALILDPRTLLQVSAPAAAAGKFEVGFASFGPLATAGNFPARAVVTINDGAAAPSATDGCETPFVNAAEVAGKVALIDRGTCAFAIKVKNAQLNGAVGVIVANNAAGVQTMGNAAPPITDITIPAIMVSQADGARLKGASAVVAGLYEDPDLLQGTDTAGRTRLYSPSVVAGGSTFSHFDTDLQPNALMEPFDTPEVQAHLNIDLTPAMFADIGWTLNRGLTRLGNCNTLVPTVETGGLIVGANLTAESSLCKTQNAGNRFGYLTCMNDHIRELEDQGAISRVQQAATFICATKVRP, from the coding sequence ATGAATAAGCCCTTGTTGCTGCTGTCTCTGGCCGTGGCTGCGGCGATCGCGCCACTGCGTGCAAGCGCCGCCAACGTCACGCTGATCAATGGCGATGCCGGCACCGTGGTTGGGTTGAACGACCCCACCACCGCCGCACCGTTGGGCGGCAATCCCGGGCGCTCGGTCGGCGAACAGCGTCGCATCGCCTACCAGTACGCCATGGACCTGTGGGGCGCGGTGCTGCAGAGCAACGTCGAGATCAAGGTCTATGCCTCGTTCGCGCGGCTGACCTGCACCGCCACCGGCGGCACGCTGGGCCAGGCAGGGCCGAACTGGATCGTCAACAACTTCCCCGGCGCCAAGGCCAATACGCTGTATCCGTCCGCGCTGGGCGACGCGATCGCCGGCCAGGACCTGGTACCGGATCCGGCCGATCCGGCCGACGTGTTTTCGCAATTCAACGGCGACCTGGGCAAGGACGACTGCCTGGCCGGTTCGGGCTGGTACCTGGGCCTGGACGGCAAGACCCCGGAAGGCCAGATCAACTTCCTCAACGTGGTGATGCACGAAATCGGCCACGGCTTGGGCGCTGCCGGGTTCCTCAACAAGACCACCGGCGTGCTCGGCTCGGGCAGCGGGCTGACCGACGTGTACACCTCGCAGGCCTTCGATAACGTGCAGAACAAGCGTTTCGACGACCCGACCATGACCAACGCCTTGCGCGCCGAAGCGATGCGTACGCCCGGCCGCACGGTGTGGGCCGGCACGCGGGTCAACCGCGAGGCAGCCTTGATCCTGGACCCGCGCACGCTGCTGCAGGTCAGCGCGCCGGCCGCTGCGGCCGGCAAGTTCGAAGTGGGCTTTGCCAGCTTCGGGCCGCTGGCCACCGCCGGTAATTTCCCGGCGCGCGCAGTGGTGACCATCAACGACGGCGCTGCGGCCCCCTCGGCCACCGATGGCTGCGAAACCCCGTTCGTCAATGCGGCCGAGGTGGCCGGCAAGGTGGCGCTGATCGACCGCGGCACCTGCGCGTTCGCGATCAAGGTCAAGAACGCCCAGCTCAACGGTGCGGTCGGCGTGATCGTGGCCAACAACGCCGCCGGCGTGCAGACCATGGGCAATGCCGCGCCGCCGATCACCGACATCACCATCCCGGCGATCATGGTGTCGCAGGCCGATGGCGCGCGACTCAAGGGTGCCAGCGCAGTGGTGGCAGGCCTGTACGAGGACCCGGACCTGCTGCAGGGCACCGACACCGCAGGCCGCACGCGGTTGTATTCACCCAGCGTGGTGGCCGGTGGCTCGACGTTCTCGCACTTCGATACCGACCTGCAGCCCAACGCGCTGATGGAGCCGTTCGATACGCCGGAAGTGCAAGCGCATCTGAACATCGACCTGACCCCGGCGATGTTCGCCGATATCGGTTGGACCTTGAACCGCGGCCTGACCCGGCTGGGTAACTGCAACACGCTGGTGCCGACGGTGGAAACCGGCGGTCTGATCGTCGGTGCAAACCTGACCGCCGAGAGCAGCCTGTGCAAGACGCAGAATGCCGGTAACCGCTTCGGCTATCTGACCTGCATGAACGATCACATCCGCGAACTGGAAGACCAGGGTGCGATCAGCCGCGTGCAGCAGGCGGCGACTTTCATCTGCGCCACCAAGGTTCGCCCCTGA
- a CDS encoding RcnB family protein, whose amino-acid sequence MNRKRIVTVVLSSILALGSVAPAAFADDWGRGHDRRGHDRDDRHDHDHGRDRRGDWRNDRRDWRDDRRDDRRYYSSGYREGYRDARYQDRRYDRNRVYVYDRPSYYRAGPPPRPYWARGQRYHGPVYVINDYDRYNLRRPPYGYRWQRDNTGNLLLVAIATGVIADLVLNN is encoded by the coding sequence ATGAACCGCAAACGCATCGTCACTGTTGTGCTTTCTTCCATCCTGGCGCTGGGCTCCGTGGCTCCGGCAGCGTTTGCCGACGACTGGGGCCGCGGCCACGATCGTCGTGGCCACGACCGCGACGATCGTCACGACCACGACCACGGCCGCGATCGCCGTGGCGACTGGCGCAACGATCGCCGCGACTGGCGGGACGATCGTCGCGACGATCGCCGTTACTACAGCAGCGGCTACCGCGAGGGCTATCGCGATGCCCGCTATCAGGACCGTCGCTACGACCGCAACCGGGTCTATGTCTACGATCGCCCCAGTTACTACCGCGCCGGCCCGCCGCCGCGCCCGTACTGGGCCCGCGGCCAGCGTTACCACGGCCCGGTCTATGTGATCAACGACTACGACCGCTACAACCTGCGCCGCCCGCCGTATGGCTACCGTTGGCAGCGCGACAACACCGGCAATCTACTGCTGGTCGCCATCGCCACCGGTGTGATTGCCGACCTGGTCCTCAACAACTGA
- the arsC gene encoding arsenate reductase (glutaredoxin) (This arsenate reductase requires both glutathione and glutaredoxin to convert arsenate to arsenite, after which the efflux transporter formed by ArsA and ArsB can extrude the arsenite from the cell, providing resistance.), translated as MYAVIYHNPACGTSRNTLALIRHVGIEPQIIEYLQYPPDRQTLQALIADAGLSVRDALRQKGTPYLELGLDNPALDDAALLSAMLAHPILINRPFVQTSLGTRLCRPSEQVLDLLPAATGAFVKEDGERVLDETGQRIGA; from the coding sequence ATGTACGCCGTCATCTATCACAACCCCGCTTGCGGCACGTCGCGCAACACGCTGGCGCTGATCCGGCATGTCGGCATCGAACCGCAGATCATCGAGTATCTGCAGTACCCGCCAGACCGGCAGACGCTGCAGGCGCTGATTGCCGATGCCGGCCTGTCGGTGCGCGATGCCCTGCGCCAGAAGGGCACGCCGTATCTGGAGCTGGGACTCGACAATCCCGCGCTGGATGACGCCGCACTGCTGAGCGCGATGCTCGCGCATCCGATCCTGATCAATCGCCCGTTCGTGCAGACCTCGTTGGGTACGCGCCTGTGCCGTCCATCCGAGCAGGTGCTCGACCTGTTGCCAGCGGCCACCGGCGCATTCGTCAAGGAAGACGGCGAACGCGTGCTGGACGAAACCGGCCAGCGCATCGGCGCCTGA